From one Tsukamurella tyrosinosolvens genomic stretch:
- a CDS encoding SIMPL domain-containing protein — translation MANSTSSTARKLRVTGVALLAAVALGGSVTACGSSSTSNDSPREITAVGTGDASGKPDVLTVELAVQHQAGDVTTALNDASASAQKVIDAAGANGVDKKDVATANVRVNPRYGTDRQITSYEATQSLTVKVRKLETASKLLGDLATAGGDATRISSVGFDIENDSALKTTARDKAFAEAKSRAEQYAKLSGGKLGEVRTVTEGAAARPTTTRQFSAPDSAPGVAASPVPIESGEQSLTVTVTVVFALS, via the coding sequence ATGGCGAACTCGACATCCAGCACAGCACGGAAACTGCGCGTCACCGGCGTCGCGCTCCTCGCGGCGGTCGCACTGGGCGGGTCGGTGACGGCGTGCGGCTCGTCGAGCACGTCCAACGACTCGCCGCGGGAGATCACGGCGGTCGGCACGGGCGACGCCTCGGGCAAGCCCGACGTGCTCACCGTGGAGCTGGCCGTGCAGCACCAGGCGGGCGACGTGACGACCGCGCTCAACGACGCCTCGGCGAGCGCGCAGAAGGTGATCGACGCGGCCGGCGCGAACGGCGTCGACAAGAAGGACGTCGCCACCGCGAACGTGCGGGTCAATCCCCGCTACGGCACCGACCGGCAGATCACGTCGTACGAGGCGACGCAGTCGCTCACGGTGAAGGTCCGCAAGCTCGAGACCGCGTCGAAGCTGCTGGGCGACCTCGCGACCGCCGGCGGCGACGCGACCCGGATCAGCTCCGTGGGCTTCGACATCGAGAACGACTCCGCGCTCAAGACGACGGCGCGCGACAAGGCCTTCGCCGAGGCCAAGAGCCGCGCCGAGCAGTACGCCAAGCTCTCCGGCGGCAAGCTCGGCGAGGTCCGCACGGTGACCGAGGGCGCGGCCGCCCGGCCGACGACGACCCGGCAGTTCTCGGCCCCCGATTCCGCTCCCGGTGTCGCCGCCTCGCCCGTCCCGATCGAGTCCGGCGAGCAGTCGCTGACCGTGACGGTGACGGTGGTCTTCGCGCTGTCCTGA
- a CDS encoding SIMPL domain-containing protein — protein sequence MSRTIRLTGSGIATATPDVVIARIGVEFRAADVSTAFSGAGEAAHAVVAAVRGAGVADGDVATSNLGLQAVETGPWEDRRLEGYAASESLTVTIRTVGDAAAVLQAAAAAAGDAARIQSVTFALSDGAAPAAAAREAAFTDAKAQAEQYAALSGDALGAVLSIADDGSGPRTEVHFAAKALGSAAPAGPALEPGEKTVTARVTVEWELV from the coding sequence ATGTCGCGCACCATCCGCCTGACCGGGTCCGGCATCGCCACCGCGACCCCCGACGTCGTCATCGCCCGGATCGGCGTGGAGTTCCGCGCGGCCGACGTGTCGACGGCCTTCTCCGGCGCCGGCGAGGCGGCGCACGCGGTGGTCGCCGCCGTCCGCGGGGCCGGGGTGGCGGACGGCGACGTCGCGACGTCGAACCTGGGGCTGCAGGCCGTCGAGACGGGCCCGTGGGAGGACCGCCGGTTGGAGGGCTACGCCGCCAGCGAGTCGCTCACCGTCACCATCCGCACCGTCGGCGACGCCGCCGCGGTGCTGCAGGCGGCCGCGGCGGCCGCGGGCGATGCGGCCCGGATCCAGTCCGTCACCTTCGCGCTGTCCGACGGTGCCGCCCCCGCCGCCGCGGCACGCGAGGCCGCGTTCACCGATGCGAAGGCGCAGGCCGAGCAGTACGCCGCGCTGTCCGGCGACGCCCTCGGCGCCGTGCTCTCGATCGCCGATGACGGGTCCGGACCACGCACCGAGGTGCACTTCGCCGCGAAGGCGCTCGGCTCGGCGGCGCCCGCGGGCCCGGCCCTCGAGCCGGGCGAGAAGACCGTCACGGCACGGGTCACCGTCGAATGGGAGTTGGTGTAA